The nucleotide sequence GGCTGTGGTACCTGATTGTACGGCGGTCATGACTTTTACGCTTTCATAACCTTGGATATGCATGGTCAGCCAGCCGCAGAGGGCGTGGGCACATGCACCGAAGCTCCATACGCCGATGGCCCAGAGGTAACCTCTTTTGGTTCCCATCCAGTCTACGAATTTGCCGGCGAAGAGCATGCAGATGGCATAGATGATAGAGAAGGTTGCGGTAATCGTTCCGTAATCGTTATCGGTCCAGTGGAATTCGGGCGCGATAAAGTCTTTCCATGTGAGCGACAACACTTGGCGGTCCATATAGTTGACGGTAGTTGCCACGAACAGCAAGACACACATCCACCATCGCCAGTTTGTTGCCAGTTTTGTAGTTGTTGATGTTTGAGTCATAAACGTGTTTTTTATGATAAATGAATAAGTTACAGAGAAAAAGTAAAGAAGGCAGGTCTTGAAAACCTGTCTTCTTTACTTGGTTTGTTAGCGGATTTCTTTGATGATGTCGAGGGCGCCTTTGCAGAGCTCGGTGATTTTGCTCCACTCTTTGGCGGCGATGACTTCTTTGGGGAAGAGGTTGCTACCCATGCCTACGCAGGTAACGCCGGCTTTGAACCAACCTTCGAGGTTTTCGCGGGTGGGTTTCACGCCACCGGTCACCATGATGTTGCTCCAAGGCATCGGGGCTTTCAATCCTTTTACGAACGACGGGCCAAGAACGTCACCGGGGAATACCTTGCAGAGGTCGCAACCGGTTTCCTGGGCAAATCCGATTTCCGATACCGAACCGCAACCCGGGGTATAGGGCACGAGACGACGGTTACATACTTTCGAGATTTCGGGGTTGAACAACGGGCCTACAACGAAATTGGCACCCAGTTGGATATACAGGGCGGCGGTTGCGGGGTCTACGACCGAACCTACACCCATGGCCATTTCGGGGCACTCTTTGGCGGCGAATTTTACCACTTCGGCAAATACTTCGTGAGCGAAGTCTCCGCGGTTGGTAAACTCAAATGCGCGAACACCACCTTCGTAGCAGGCTTTTACTACTTGTTTGGCAACTTCGACATCTTTGTGGTAGAATACCGGTACCATACCGGTCGAGGCCATCTTTTGCAGTACCTCTGTTTTTGAAAATTTTGCCATAATCGTTTCTTTTATAAGATAAGAATTATTTCTTGAATATGTGTTTCCTTCATGAGTCGGTGTCCCGATA is from Candidatus Caccoplasma merdavium and encodes:
- a CDS encoding bifunctional 4-hydroxy-2-oxoglutarate aldolase/2-dehydro-3-deoxy-phosphogluconate aldolase, which codes for MAKFSKTEVLQKMASTGMVPVFYHKDVEVAKQVVKACYEGGVRAFEFTNRGDFAHEVFAEVVKFAAKECPEMAMGVGSVVDPATAALYIQLGANFVVGPLFNPEISKVCNRRLVPYTPGCGSVSEIGFAQETGCDLCKVFPGDVLGPSFVKGLKAPMPWSNIMVTGGVKPTRENLEGWFKAGVTCVGMGSNLFPKEVIAAKEWSKITELCKGALDIIKEIR